In one Polyangium spumosum genomic region, the following are encoded:
- a CDS encoding MYXO-CTERM sorting domain-containing protein — translation MLGSSSPRFPLVSSLIGAAVLCAGGAAFAVVTQPNGTVIPANGGAALAGYLNGSANNDSINEGIDAVQDAAVEPQVFSPLCDFSGKYIAKGGGANFAVGWYNVDDNIPSNNPPQYVPVDLGANLNVAAPESDIQILFPFSGSLPPADQLNLNAVSIREHPAYKGGYIGFVLIPNPNGSGNANATQYHYTEHRFNVTCTLCSNPGPWYSTLLYKSKMLESTIYLGFEDLDFKDAAGAEGVNGNDLDYEDFLFRFTGVACPGAGQPCDVPDAQGVCARGISDCDAQGNLICKPVLQPGAQAEACDAVDNDCDGLIDDDATCPPEMVCSSGTCVASCESGEFPCLPSFVCKGSLCIEESCANVVCPSGEVCHGGECRAPCAGVVCPAGQVCSGDHCVDPCAGVTCGDGQVCVSGVCIAGCACRTCPTGESCHVDSGQCVETTCLGVECEAGTHCKAGACVDLCDGVMCPPGEACEGGQCVVIPPSMANSSSTGNFVGAGGAGEGGMGGMGGMGGMGGMGGMGGAPAGSGASASCGCRVESAGSSAGGAGLTALLAALFFVRRRSSGLERGLRANVSR, via the coding sequence ATGCTCGGATCGAGCTCTCCCAGGTTCCCCCTCGTCTCCTCCTTGATCGGCGCCGCGGTCCTCTGCGCGGGAGGGGCGGCGTTCGCCGTCGTCACGCAGCCGAACGGCACCGTCATCCCCGCGAACGGGGGCGCTGCCTTGGCCGGCTACCTCAACGGATCGGCCAACAACGACTCGATCAACGAGGGGATTGACGCGGTGCAGGACGCCGCCGTGGAGCCCCAGGTGTTCTCGCCGCTCTGCGACTTCAGCGGCAAGTACATCGCCAAGGGGGGCGGCGCCAATTTCGCCGTCGGCTGGTACAACGTCGACGACAACATCCCGAGCAACAACCCGCCGCAGTACGTCCCCGTGGACCTCGGCGCGAACCTCAACGTGGCGGCGCCGGAGAGCGACATCCAGATCCTCTTCCCGTTCTCGGGCAGCCTGCCGCCTGCCGACCAGCTCAACCTGAACGCCGTCTCGATCCGTGAGCATCCGGCCTACAAGGGGGGCTACATCGGCTTCGTGCTGATCCCCAACCCGAATGGCTCCGGCAACGCGAACGCGACGCAGTATCACTACACCGAGCACCGGTTCAACGTCACCTGCACGCTCTGCTCGAACCCGGGGCCCTGGTACTCGACGCTGCTCTACAAATCGAAGATGCTCGAGAGCACGATCTACCTCGGCTTCGAGGATCTCGACTTCAAGGACGCGGCGGGAGCGGAGGGCGTCAACGGCAACGACCTCGACTACGAGGATTTTCTCTTCCGTTTCACCGGCGTCGCCTGCCCCGGCGCCGGCCAGCCCTGCGACGTGCCCGACGCGCAGGGGGTGTGCGCCAGGGGCATCTCCGACTGCGACGCGCAGGGAAACCTCATTTGCAAGCCCGTCCTTCAGCCCGGCGCCCAGGCCGAGGCGTGTGACGCCGTCGACAACGATTGTGACGGCCTGATCGACGATGACGCGACGTGCCCGCCGGAGATGGTGTGCAGCAGCGGCACCTGCGTCGCGTCCTGCGAGTCCGGCGAGTTTCCCTGCCTCCCCTCGTTCGTGTGCAAGGGGAGCCTGTGCATCGAGGAGAGCTGCGCGAACGTGGTATGCCCGTCGGGCGAGGTTTGTCACGGCGGCGAGTGCCGCGCTCCCTGCGCCGGCGTGGTTTGCCCCGCGGGCCAGGTCTGCAGCGGTGATCACTGCGTGGATCCGTGCGCGGGCGTCACCTGCGGAGACGGCCAGGTGTGCGTGAGCGGCGTCTGCATCGCCGGGTGCGCGTGCCGGACGTGCCCCACGGGCGAGAGCTGCCATGTGGACAGCGGGCAATGCGTGGAGACCACGTGCCTCGGCGTGGAATGCGAGGCCGGCACCCATTGCAAGGCGGGGGCCTGCGTCGACCTCTGCGACGGCGTCATGTGCCCGCCGGGAGAGGCTTGCGAGGGCGGTCAATGCGTCGTCATCCCGCCCTCGATGGCGAACTCGTCATCCACCGGCAATTTCGTCGGGGCCGGCGGAGCGGGCGAAGGCGGCATGGGCGGCATGGGCGGCATGGGCGGCATGGGCGGCATGGGCGGCATGGGCGGCGCGCCGGCCGGGAGCGGCGCGTCCGCGAGCTGCGGCTGCCGCGTCGAGTCCGCGGGCTCCAGCGCGGGCGGCGCCGGCCTCACCGCGCTGCTCGCGGCCCTCTTCTTCGTTCGACGCCGATCGAGCGGCCTCGAACGCGGGCTGCGCGCGAACGTGAGCCGCTGA
- a CDS encoding CD3072 family TudS-related putative desulfidase, with protein MSETSMTGRIGRIKGSISDARSGRLMFVSHCILNQNACVRGLASQPAVIREIVDLLLENEVAFFQMPCPEVSYIGSQRWGQTKQMYGSPMFRRHCRKIAEYVCDQAQTYLDNGHDVIGFVMRDGSPTCGLRCAAVSADEEQVWGGMVWNACPLQRFGDTPGVFTEELMAEREQRGLTRVRLLSLPEVEEAGSFQERLEEIRNAIQGTAAVSPTG; from the coding sequence ATGTCGGAGACATCCATGACCGGGCGAATCGGACGCATCAAGGGCAGCATCTCGGATGCACGATCGGGGAGGCTGATGTTCGTATCGCACTGCATCCTCAACCAGAACGCCTGCGTGCGCGGTCTCGCGAGCCAGCCGGCCGTCATTCGGGAGATCGTGGACCTGCTTTTGGAGAACGAGGTGGCCTTCTTCCAGATGCCGTGTCCGGAGGTCTCGTACATCGGCTCGCAGCGCTGGGGGCAGACGAAGCAGATGTACGGGTCGCCCATGTTCCGGCGGCATTGCCGGAAGATCGCGGAATACGTGTGCGATCAGGCGCAGACGTATCTGGACAACGGACACGACGTCATTGGCTTCGTCATGCGGGACGGGAGCCCGACGTGCGGGCTGCGTTGCGCGGCCGTGAGCGCGGATGAGGAGCAGGTGTGGGGCGGTATGGTGTGGAATGCCTGCCCGCTTCAGCGCTTCGGAGACACGCCCGGCGTCTTCACGGAGGAGCTGATGGCCGAGCGCGAGCAGCGCGGGCTGACCCGGGTCCGCTTGTTGAGCCTGCCGGAGGTGGAGGAGGCAGGCTCCTTCCAGGAGCGATTGGAGGAAATCCGGAACGCCATCCAGGGGACCGCTGCCGTGAGCCCGACGGGGTAG
- a CDS encoding arylamine N-acetyltransferase family protein, with protein sequence MSTTYLPRYLARLGFAGPPRPTLDALADLQRRHLLTFPFENLCLHLPELRAPIRLDHDALVTKIVDGAPGRGGYCFELNTLFARLLVDLGFRMTTGAARVLSHLQPVGADPDRLVLQPLTHMILFVDLDDARYLVDVGFGPRCPMAPIALQHLATVADAAPVLHRLRRGDAGRRAIVLPGEGWYVQVGLPPAPWEDQYFFTEARYFAADYDVLNYYTSTSPDVFSTQCPLWCKPLREGGRIELWGSRFRRYAADETVVDEAKIEGLDALRSVLRDRCGVRVP encoded by the coding sequence ATGTCCACCACCTACCTGCCGCGTTATCTCGCCCGCCTCGGCTTCGCCGGCCCGCCGCGACCGACCCTCGACGCGCTCGCCGACCTCCAGCGTCGGCACCTCCTGACTTTCCCCTTCGAAAACCTCTGCCTCCATTTGCCGGAGCTCCGCGCTCCGATCCGCCTCGACCACGACGCGCTGGTCACCAAGATCGTCGATGGCGCGCCCGGCCGCGGCGGCTATTGCTTCGAGCTCAACACCCTCTTCGCCCGTCTCCTCGTCGACCTCGGCTTTCGCATGACGACCGGGGCAGCGCGGGTGCTCTCGCACCTCCAGCCGGTCGGCGCCGACCCCGACCGCCTCGTCCTCCAGCCGCTCACGCACATGATCCTCTTCGTCGACCTGGACGACGCCCGCTACCTCGTCGACGTCGGCTTCGGACCCCGTTGCCCGATGGCGCCGATCGCCCTCCAGCACCTCGCCACGGTCGCCGACGCCGCGCCGGTCCTCCACCGCCTCCGCCGCGGCGACGCCGGCCGCCGGGCGATTGTCCTCCCTGGCGAGGGCTGGTACGTGCAGGTTGGCTTGCCGCCGGCCCCCTGGGAGGACCAGTACTTCTTCACCGAGGCGCGATACTTCGCCGCGGACTACGACGTCCTCAATTACTACACGTCGACGAGCCCGGACGTCTTCTCCACGCAATGCCCCCTGTGGTGCAAGCCCCTCCGCGAGGGCGGCCGGATCGAGCTCTGGGGCTCTCGGTTCCGCCGTTACGCCGCCGACGAGACCGTCGTCGACGAGGCGAAAATCGAAGGTCTGGACGCCCTCCGCAGCGTCCTCCGCGACCGCTGCGGCGTGCGCGTACCATGA
- a CDS encoding amino acid ABC transporter ATP-binding protein gives MSRDAHALAWPAGPVPAGAPLIRLEGIHKWFGDLHVLRGIDLDLAQGQVLVVIGTSGSGKSTLLRCIDMLEEPSAGRVWFKGRDITDVRVNLNEVRTHMGIVFQAFNLFPHKTALGNITLALEKVLHMPRAQARERAMEELAHVGLSHKADNHPGQLSGGQQQRVAIARALAMRPDLILFDEVTSALDPKLVAEVLEVMKRLASEGTTMVVVTHEMAFAREVGTHLVFMDEGVIVEQGEPKVVFDDPQDERTRRFLSQVL, from the coding sequence ATGAGCCGCGACGCGCATGCCCTCGCGTGGCCGGCGGGCCCGGTCCCGGCGGGCGCGCCGCTCATCCGGCTCGAGGGCATCCACAAATGGTTCGGGGATCTGCACGTGCTGCGGGGGATCGACCTCGACCTCGCGCAGGGCCAGGTCCTCGTGGTGATCGGCACCTCCGGATCGGGCAAGTCCACGCTCCTGCGCTGCATCGACATGCTGGAAGAGCCGAGCGCGGGCCGCGTCTGGTTCAAGGGCCGCGACATCACGGACGTCCGCGTGAACCTGAACGAGGTCCGGACCCACATGGGAATCGTGTTTCAGGCCTTCAACCTCTTTCCCCACAAAACCGCGCTTGGGAACATCACCCTGGCGCTGGAGAAGGTGCTGCACATGCCCCGGGCGCAGGCCCGGGAGCGGGCGATGGAGGAGCTCGCGCACGTGGGTTTGTCCCACAAGGCGGACAACCATCCAGGGCAGCTCTCCGGGGGCCAGCAGCAGCGGGTGGCCATTGCACGAGCCCTCGCCATGCGCCCGGACCTGATCCTGTTCGACGAGGTCACCTCGGCGCTCGATCCCAAGCTGGTGGCCGAGGTGCTCGAAGTGATGAAGCGGCTCGCCTCGGAGGGGACGACCATGGTCGTCGTGACACACGAAATGGCATTCGCGCGGGAGGTGGGAACGCACCTCGTGTTCATGGACGAGGGCGTCATCGTGGAGCAGGGGGAGCCGAAGGTGGTGTTCGACGATCCCCAGGACGAACGGACGCGGCGGTTTTTATCTCAGGTGCTCTGA